The Candidatus Omnitrophota bacterium genome contains the following window.
AAATAGAAACAATACCTAGATTAATCTTTGTATACAATAAAGCAATGGTACCGAATAGAATGCTTAAACAATATAAAAGAATGACGGTCTTCCTTTCAGATAAACCTAAAGAAACTAAATGATGAGAGGTATGATCTCTGCCTCCCTCCCAAAAAGCCTTACCTCTAACATTTCTCAAGATAATAACAAATAATGTATCAAATATCGGCACTGCAAGGATTAAAAAAGGAACAGCTAAAGTAACTATAACGCTAGAAACATGCTGGCTAGAACCTATTAATGAAATAACAGCTAAACTAAAGCCGAAAAACATACTCCCTGAATCGCCCATATAAATTTTGGCTGGATTAAAATTATAGGGCAAGAAACCCAAAGCACTGGCTGCAAGTATAAGGGCAATAACACCTATGCCATCCTTATTTAACATCAAGGAAGTAACAAATATCATTGACGAGCAGATTGCTGCTGTACCAGCAGCTAGACCATCCATATTGTCTAATAGATTGAATGCATTCGTAATGCCAACAATCCAAAATATTGTCAATACATAAGACAGTAATCGATAATGCGGTAGATCAAAAGAAATTCCAAAAAAGATTATAATGCAACTTGCAATAATCTGACCTAGCAACTTTAGTTGAGGCTTCATGGGTCGAAAATCATCTGTTAGTCCCCAAAAAAAGATAAATACTGCGCCTGAAAGAAAGACCCATGTAGTTTTAGTCAAAGGCATAAAGATAACAATGCCGATAAAAAAAGCCAAGAAGATGCCTACCCCGCCTAGAAGAGCAGTAACCTTTCTGTGAAAACGGTTATCTTTTGGCCTGGACACTAATTTATATTTAATAGCAAAAGAACGCACAAGCCGCGTTAGCATTAACGAAACTCCAAAAACAATCAGAAAGATATAAGTATCTTTTAACAGCAAATCAGTCAACATTCCCTCCAAAAAAATTTCTCTTGGAAAATACTGTATTTAACTACTCTTTTTTGCAATAACAACAATATTCGGAGCAAGATAACCTACTCTATTTAACCTAATTCTATATTCAATCAGAGACAATAAATAGAGTGTGATTCTTGCAAATTGTCTCTTACAATCAAGCATCCAAGGAGTTGGATATTGATAGTAATGCCCCACATAATTATGCCATACAGGAACTTGGATGGGCCTGCCAATACAGACCCTAATTACCTTAAAGCCAAACTTATCAAGCATAAGCTTTAGGGTTTTTTGAGAATAATGAACAACATGTTCGTAGGAATCAAATATATCATAATTCTTTAACCTATTTGTAGTCTTCGCACAATAATATTTAAAAAGATTAAATAGTCCATTAGGGACCTTAATAAAGAGAATACCATCGGGTTTTAATATTCTTTTAACCTCTTCTAGGACCTCACCCGGTTCAGATAAATGCTCAAAAACATCAGTCATCGTTACTACATCGAAGAATGAATTCTTAAATCCAGCATCCTGCAGAAAGGCTGTTTTTACATTCAAGCTGAAATACTTTCTTGCTATCTCAGACAGAGAAGAAGATGGTTCTACGCCATAAAGATTCCAACTCCACCCTTTTGCATTCCTTAAGAAAAATCCCATATTCGTTCCTACATCCAAAAAGTTCCCTGATGGCTTATATTTGTAAATCAACTTTAGATCCTGGATATAATTTTGGTCTCGATGATGCCTGCTCTTGCCTTCAAAAATTAATCTTGCCTCTTTAAAATATTTATCTGCCTCACCCCAGTAAATCTTTTCCGGCTCTTTTAATCTAGGATTCACGTATAAAAGCCCGCAACCCAGGCACTTCACAATAGCCAATGTGCCTCTTTCTTGGTATATCTGTCTATATTTATTAATATTGCAAAATGGACAACAAACAGAAATTACATCTGATTCACTATAAATCTCCTTCTGCCTGCCACCTCTGTCATAATCCATAGTTTGCTTTAGGGTATCTTGGCTCTAACTAAGATTTTTCTTATGATATCTTATGACATCTTCAATAATGCCTTCTAAATTCTTGGTTGGCTTGAAATTAATCAATTTATGGATCTTGTTGATATCCGGAACTCTACGCGGCATATCTTCAAAGCCTTCCTCATAAGCCTCATCATAAGGTATATAAACAAGGCCTGATTTACTCTTTGTAATTTCAATAATTTTTTTTGCTAAGTTTTCGATACTTACTTCTTCTTGGCTGCCCAAATTGAAAACCTCTCCAACAGCCTCTTCCTTTTCCATTAATTTTATCATAGCCTGCACAGCATCTCTAACATGCAGAAAACAACGCGATTGCCTGCCATCACCATATATTGTAATAGGTTCTTCCTTCAATGCCTGTCGTATAAATCTGGGCACAACCATACCGTAGGTTCCAGATTGGCGTGGACCAACAGTATTAAATAGCCTTACAATTATTGTAGGTAAACCCCTAACCTTAAAATAAATATATGAGAGTATTTCATCAACTGCCTTTGAAGTCGAGTAACTCCAGCGGCTCTTTAAGGGCGAACCCAAGATTCTATCATCACCTTCTTTTAGCGGCCCGTTTGCATTTTTACCATAAATCTCTGAAGTAGAAGTAATTAGTAGCTTTCTATTATAGCGACAACTGGCCTCTAAAACAACCTCCGTGCCCTTAATATTCGTAGTCAAAGACTCAAATGGCTTCTTTATAATGAGCTCAACACCAACTGCAGCTGCTAGATGAAATACGGAATCAACTTTTTCAGCTAATTTATCAACTAGCTCTTCGTCTTGAATGCTGCCTCTTACAATCTGAAAATTTTCATTTTTCTCTAAGTGAGAAATATTTTCCATCCTACCCGTAGAAAAATCATCTAAAATAGTCACATGATTATTACGCTTTAATAATACTTCAGCTAAATGCGACCCGATGAAACCAGCACCACCAGTAACTAAATATCTCATTGTTCTTTACTCCTTTCTATATAATAATTCCTCATACAAACCTACAATATCATTAATTAAGCGCGTCTTATTGAATCTCTCTTTAACAAACTCACGGCCTGATTGGCCCAATCGTATCCTTAAACCTTGCTCATCAATAAGTTTTCTTAAGGCGCAGGCAAAAGCATCAACATCATTTGACTCAACCAAAAAACCTCTTTCCTCATTAACTAAGTCCTTAACCCCTCCGACTTTAGTGGCAACTACTGGCCTAGCAGAGGCCATGGCCTCGATTAAACTTACGGGGGTTCCTTCGTTCAAAGATGTCAAGACGACAATATCTAAATTTGAATATAAATCTACTAAATTGTTTTGCCAGCCTATGAATTCTATAAACCTCTCAACTCCTAATTTGCGCGAATTGCTCTTTAAACTTTCTCTCAATTCTCCATCGCCAGCAATAATGAATTTGTAGTCTGTGCCTTGAGGTTTACAATTTGTTAAAAGTTTTATTGCCTTAATGAACATATAATGATTTTTTATTGGGACTAACCTGCCAATAATACCTACATTGACCTGGGAATTATTACGACTTTCAGGGATACTAAATAATTTGTCCAGGTCTAAACCTAATGGAATTACTATTATTTTTTTGAAATCTCCGATTTTCAATTTAATAAGTTCATTTTTGACTTCATTGCTAACAGCAATAATTCTATCTGTAAATCTGGCTAAAATGTGCTCAACCAAAATAAAAATCCGAGTCTTAAATCCTGCAAAATAGCTGTGCAAAACGTGGCCGTGGAAAGTATGAACGAGTCTCGACTTTTTCCTCTTGCGCCTTGGATTCTGTGTAAACTTGTATAAAAGAGCAGCAAGACGTCCCAAGGTGCCTGCTTTAGCAGTATGGGTGTGGATTATATCTGGTTGTTCCTTCTTTATTATTTGAAAAAGTTTATAAAAAGAGATCAAATCATTTCTAAGGCTTATCTTTCGACCAAGTTCAGGTATAATAATTGGCTTTACATCTTTCTCGTTTGCCAGATAAGTCATATCGCCTTCATAACTATCAACAACACCTGATACTAAAACTGAGTCAAACTTATCATTATTAAGACCTTCCGTAAGTAAAATAGTATGTCTGGCTGGTCCGCCGATATTAAGCCTCGCAATTATTCTTAAGACTTTGATTTTTTTAACCATTTCAAAAATGAACTGCTTTGATTGATATTATCAAATTTTGCTTTAGAAAAAAGGCCGGCTATTGCTAACAGTAAAAACGCCAGCCGGATAATCAGGCCAACAAAGCTAATTTGCCGCTTTAGGAGAAATGCTAAAAATATATTTACCGCAATTAAGGAAATAGTAACGATACTACAACTCTTAATTGGAGCGAAGTAAAATATATTTTTAGCTTCTCCTACCAAGCTTATAGTTTTGACACTATTGTAAGAATTAACTATTCTCATCCTGCAAGACCTATAATTATAATTTATGAACTGCAGAATTCTGCTATTATCTAAAACCGCATATCTCCTACCTGAAGGTTCAGTAATCTTTCCTAAAAAGCTATGTTTGAAGCAAGTCTTTAAACAATTCCAAAAGTGGCTTATTATCTTGTGTATCTGACTAGCGTCATAGATCTCTCTCCATATCTGTTTGTTGCGATTTAAAAATAAAGAAAGACGTTTAAATACATATATCGAAATGCTTGTTTCTAAAAAACTTTTCATTCAATATCCTTTTTTTCTAAACCGATTATAGTTCCGTAGAAACTATAGAAATCTGGAGAAAACGTAAAAGTGCTTCCAATTTTCAGCAGCTTATTCTCAAAGAAATAACCAGTATTTTTACGATCGCTTATCACTTCAAGTTGCAAAATTAAATCCCTTTTTCCAGAACCATCTATGACACTCAAAACTTTTCCATCTCCCACAACTTTGGCAATTTGGGTCGGTGTATTTGAAATAATTTTAACTATTTTAACTGCAGGCCTGTTAGCCTCAAGTTCTAACCACTGATTCTTTACAATTTGTATCTGTATATCCCCTTCCTTTACAAGTTTACCTACATCTGGATCTAACTCCTCAACCCTCAACGTTAATAGCACTGTCTCTAAATGTTCTAGGTATTCTATCTTAGGAGTCTCTACAGTAGAAACTCTATGTACAAAATAATATATTGGAATGAGTAATAACAAAAAGGCAGCTACTAAAAAATCTATAATGTTTATCTTTTCAAATAGCCTTCCTTTTTCATCTATAATCTTCATTTTTATCCCTCCATTTTAAATTTCCGCAAAGAAGTTTTCTCTGATACCTTTAAGATCTCCTCCCCACCAAGATCGAATCATGATAAAGCTTTGTGATTTCATTTAATTTTTTACTGCAAAATCAATAATATTACCTCGAACGCTATATAAACTTGTGTTTAATGTAATAGTATTACCTATCAAGATCGGAAAATCTTTATAATAATATTTTTCATTTTTTTTCAAGGCTAGCACATCTACCGATAAAATAAAATCTTTATAAAGTGGATTTTCAACATAGGCAAACTCTTTCCCATCGAATTTCGCTACTGCTACTGTCGAAGTCTTTACATCAAAATAAAGTGGATTTTCAACATAGGCAAACTCTTTCCCATCGAATTTCGCTACTGCTACTGTCGAAGTCTTTACATCAAAAATCGAACGAATTCTGCCTATGGTCTTACCAAAATTATCTTTTTCAATATCTCCTTCTCTTGCTACATTAGCCACCTCTTGAATAATCCCTGAACATTTAATACGCAGTGTCAACCACTTTTCTTCAAAATAGGCAATACCTAATATCGCCTTTGCTTTATATTTATCTGTTACAAACTCAAAATGTGTGTCGCGCCCCACTCTCTTACCTTCAAAATAAAGATTGCCATTATTGTCTACTTGACATCTCATTCTTATCTTTACTGGTATTTGCTTTATCTGCTCATCCTGAACTATTAAAAAATCTCCGCTCTTCGCATTGATATTAATATAGCCGATTTGAGGTTTGCCAATCTCTAAAATCTCAGCTAACACCTCGCCATTTCTATCTAAAACCTTATCCCCAACGCAAACTAATTTAAGTGTATTTTCGTTTAAATCTTTTAGTGTAATATCCAAATACAATGTTCTCTCTTCCAATCCACCTTGTTGCTTGAACATAAAGGTTGCTGTATATTTATCAGTATTAAACTCAAAAAAAGGATTGGAAAATAACCGGCTATTTTTATAATATAGATTGCCATCCAATCTAGTTTCTGCCCTCAGCCTGAGTTTCGCAGAGATCTGTTTTAAGTTTGAATCTTTTATAGTTATCGCCTCTTCCTCACTTAACTTAATCTCATAAAAATAAGGCTTAATCTCCTCTAGACTTATTATCTGGGCTATAGGCTTTCCATCCTTATCAAACTCAGCATCTCCAACTGAAAGACTCTTTGCTACTTCGGGTTCTAACATTACAAACAAACAGTGGAAATCTGCCTCAACGCTTTCGCCCCACATTTTATATTCCTTAGTGTATACCTTGTAAGCAAAATAAGAGATAGGCAAAAGGAAAATCAATAAAAATATTACTGAGAAATCTATAACGTTTATCTTTCCGAATAGCTTTCCCTTTTCATCTAAGATCTTCATCTTCTCTGCTCCTTTTTTTTCAGCAAAAAATTTATTCCATTGGCAGCAAAAATTAATACAAAAGATTCCACGGCCCACCTATGCCTTCCATCTAAATTATAAAGGGCATGTACTAAAGTTAACGTTACTAAAAATAAAACCACTGAAATCGTACCATATTTGATACTTTGAGAAGTTAATCCTGTTGCAAACTTTTGATAAATTCCAAGAATAAAAAATGCCAAGATAAATATCCAGTAAAATTTGTAAATATCAAAATAAACTTTCGGATACTCGAGGCCTTGTGTCGGAGTAAACCACCAGAAATATTTTATTTTTTTAAAATATAAAACCAATGACTCTAAAGGGTGCTGTTTAATAAACTCTAATCCCTGTTTATAAAAATATTCCTTTTGGCCAAATTCATCCATACTTAAAATAGTCTTACGAAATTCTTGCGGAGCAATTTCAAATATAAAATCTCCATTTAAGGTCTTATTTGTTCCGGTTGCATCTTCATTGTAACCTAACCAAAATGCAAGAGCTGAATCATTAGGCGATATTACAACTCTATCAAAGACAATATAATTTCTAACCCACAATGGAAGCAAAACTACTGTTATGCTAATCAATATGAGTGTGATCACCCTGACGCATAACGCTTTATCATCTCGCAGCTTCAAAAAAATGAAAAGCAAAACAACAAATAAGAATGGAGCTATTGTAGAGCGACTAAGTAAGGCCGGTCCAAAAGTTATCCCAAAAAGTAAAGAGAATCTATCTATACTTTTTCTTTCTAAGATTTTTAAAAATAAAAAGAATTGTAGTGTAAAAAGAAAAGTATCCAATGTTAATGAGTGCAATCTTACAGAATAAAAAATCAAACCGGGATGAAAACCAGCCAAGAACAATGACAATAAAGCTACTCTCTGATCAAAAAGTCTAAAAGATATTCTATATACCAAAAATAGAGTAATTAAAGAAATAATGATTTGCAAAATCTTTAAAGCTAGGTAGCTATGATTAGTAAGCGCATACACAAAACTACATAAAAGCGGATACAAGACCATATATGTTGATCTGTAGGGTGTATTATAAAATGTCCAAAATAATCCTTTGCCTTCTAATATATTATTGGCTATCTCTTCATACTCCCAAGTCATAGGAGCAGAGACTGGCTCAACTACGACTAAAGCAAACAGACGCACAATAAGTGCTATGAAAAAAATACTAATCAAAACTTTTCTATTATTATAATCAAATCTCATTGATCAAATCTTTATTTTATGCTGGCGCTTCTTCTGACAATCCTTGATAGCCCCAACAATATAGTCAATTTCTTTCTTTTTCAGATTCGAAGAAGATGGCAGATACATCCCCTTGCGAGATAGCTCTTCGCTAACTGGAAATCTTTCCCTCCTATATAGTTTAAAATATATTGGCTGTAGATGGATTGGGATAAAAAATGTCCTAGTCTCAATGCCTTTTTTAGCCAGACAATATCTTAGATCATCTCGGGTTAGACCAAAATCATCTTCTATCAAAATAGAATACATCCAAAATACGTTTTTTACCTCTTTCTTTTCTATGGGAAGAGTAATTCCCTTAACATTCTTAAGCAATGAACTATAATACTTAGCGTTTCTAATTCGGGCTTTTAGAAGTTTATCGAAGTTTTCAAGTTGAGCCAAACCAATACTAGCCGCAAGACCAGTTAACCTATAATTATAGCCTAAGTATTTATGCCAAAAATGTCTCTCTTTCGAAAAGGCATGATTTTTCAATATTTGAGCCATCTTAACAATTCTAGCATTGTTCGTTGTCAACATGCCCCCTTCTCCAGTGGTTATTATCTTGTTTGCATAGAAACTAAAGCAACCCACATCCCCGATACCGCCTATTCTTCTGCCTTTATATTTAGCGCCGTGTGCCTCAGCAGCATCCTCAATCAAATAGAGTTTATATCTTTTGGCGATTCTTTTAATCTCATCCATTTGTGCAGGATGACCATAGGTATGAACAATTATAATTGCTTTTGTCCTCTTTGTAATCTTTTCCTCGATTTTAGTCGGGTCGATATTGTAAGTTAGCGGTTCAATATCGACTAATATTGGTTTTGCCTCTAAATAGACAACCGCACTCGCCACCGCTATCATAGCAAAAGTAGGGATAATAACCTCATCACCCTTTTTAATACCCAAAGAAGCTAAGGCTAAATGCAATGCCGCTGTACCACTAGTGCAAGAGGTAGCATACTTAACTCCGCAAAGCTTAGCAAATCTATCTTCGAATTCGCGGATATATTTCTTGCCCGCAGAGGAAATCCAATTTGCCTTAATGCATTCTTTTGCATATTTTAATTCCTTATCACTTAAACAAGGCTCGCAGACCGGGATTATTCCAGACATCTTTTTTGAAGCTAATAACTTAGGATCCTTGCGAGGAATTATATCCTTTATTCTTTTTAAATAATATTGGCTAAGCCTTGCTTCTTTCAGCATTTTTCTCTTATTACTTGCGCCAAATCTTTTCCTCAGCGGCAATCTTAGTTTCCCATATCCACTTATTACCCATCTCCTTAAAGTGTTCTATAGTGCTTGCCAAGCCCTCTTTAAGAGATACCTTCGGCCTCCATCCTGTCAGTTTTTGGATCTTAGAATAATTACATTGTAATCTGCTAACATCTAAAGGCCTTAAGCGAGTCTTCTCGATAACAATCTTTGCTTTCTCATATCCCATTAAACGAGTACAAGTTTTTGCCATCGCTTCAACGCTCCAATCCTTTCCTGTCCCGAGATTTACAACTTCACCCTCAGCTTCTCGACATTTCATCAATGCTATGGCACCCTGTGCAGCATCAAGGACATAGGTCAAATCTCTCCTTGCTGTTATATTACCTAATTTTAATTCAGGGCCCTTAGCTAACTGAGTTATTATTTCAGGGATAATGTAAGGCTGAGTCTCTCTTGGTCCGTAGACATTAAATTGCCTTAAAATAATTACAGGAATACCTTGTTCATGATGTAAGGTATAACATAGTCTGTCGGCAGCTAATTTACTTACAGCATATGTAGAAAGAGGCCTTGTAGGATGATCCTCATCCATGGGGATATATTGAGCTGTTCCGTAAACTTCAGAGGTCGAATACTGTAATATCCTTTTTACTTTAGCATCCCTACAAGCCAACAAGACATTTAATGCACCATTAGCGTTAACCTCAAAGAATTTCTGAGGTCGATAATAACAATGTGGGATATAAGGTTCAGCAGCTAAATTAAAGACATATTCTATTCTTTTCGCTTTCAAAATTCTAGTTAATCCTTTATCTAAAATATCTCCTTTAATAATATCTATGGGACTTCCCAGATCTTGAAGATTGGATATATCTCCACTTAAGAAGTTATCATAAACTATTACCTTGGCCTTCTCTTTCAAAAGCTCTCTGACTATACTTGAGCCAATGAATCCTGCTCCACCAGTTACTAATACATTTCTATTCTTAAAATTCATGACTTAATTATAAAAAATAGTTAAAAATTAATTTTTGCGAAATTTCAATCGTAACGTCAGCAATATATATTTCCAACCTTTACTAATATAGTCCATCATGTTACTGCCTGTTTTTGAAATCCCGCTTCTTCTTGGTGCGCAATAATATGGAATCTCGATAATCTTATAGCCATATTGACGTGCCTTAAAGATAAAATCGATAAAATATTCGCCATAATATCCTTGGAATTTTATTTTTTCAAAAATCTCCCTCCTTGCTACAACAAATCCACTTGTATAGTCTTTAAAAGAACTTCCTAAAAGAAAGGATATAGAAGAATTCATTGCTCGGCTTAAAATCACTGCTATCCAGGAATCAACTGGCCCCCTTATATCCTTACCACCTTTAATGAACCGAGAGCCTACACAGATATCATAACCCTCATGTACCTTATTAATTAATTCAACAAGCTTAAACGGAGGCATTGAAAAATCACAATCCATCCACGCCACAAGATTGCCTTTTGCAGCTTGAATCCCTGTCCATATTGCAGATGCCAATCCTTTCTGATTTACCCTGCGAATTACCTTAACATTATCATTAGCATCAAAATAATTCTGCGCTATCTCCCAAGTCCTATCTGGAGAATCATCATCAACTACAATAAATTCAGGACTAACGCCAATATTATTTTTAATATAAAGTTCTATCTCGCAAATAAGATCAGTTATATTTTCTGCTTCGTTGTAAGTAGGTAAAATTATGGAGATACTTTCATTGTTATTCTTTCCCATCTTCACTCCAATAATAACCGCAATCTTCTCGAGCAACTCCTGACATACTTTTATCTTTAGGGTCTATAGGATAGACCTTGCAGAAAAAAGGCTGCCTCTCATAGACTTGGCATCTTCCACCTTTAAAATGTCTACACCATGACTTATTTAGAAGGCAACAGCGGCCGCATTTTTTGCATTCTCCTTTGCGCATCGATAAAGAATTATTCACATAGCGTGGCCGGAAAAGAACAAGAAAACGGCGTCGAAATCCAGAACGCAAAACAACTAAAAAATTAACTTTTTTATTTGAGTCTACCATAATTAAACAAATGCAACTAAATTTCCAGAATGTATTATTTATAATTGTTTCTATAAATTATATATAGCAAAAAATCCCCTTATCTGCCCTTTTAACTCCGTAAAGGATCTTATGGATACTAACCTTTTCAAAATGTAAGATGATCGAAGGTAGAATGCCCTATTGGCAAAATCTAAAAATTCTTTAAATTCTTCCTTAGTCATGGATTCTGGAGTAAACATTATTGCAGAATGATCTAGGATACTGCAACCTTTGCTAAAATCAAATTCATAGCCTCTCTTTAGGAGTGTCAGGTAAAGCTCTGTTCCAGGCAGAGGAACAAACTTATTAAAATGTGCATAATCGAGCCTTAACTTAATAGCGAAATCTAAAGTGCGCCTTAAGCTCTCCATAGTTTCTCCTGGGGTGCCAACAATAAAATCGGCGCGGACACTCAATCCAGCTCTATGGGCCAACTTAACTGCTCTCTCATTTTGCTCAACAGTATTTCCTTTATTAAGTGCTTTCAACATCCTCGCATCGCCAGATTCCAAACCATATAGAACTTGCCAACAACCAGCCTGCTTCATTGCTTTTAGTAAACCTTCGGAAATCGCAGTTACTTTAGTCAGACAAGTCCAGGGTATCTTAATTTTCTTCTCTTTGAACTTTGCACATATTTCTAAGACCCTTTTCTCATTTAAGGTAAAGGTGTCATCAAAAAATCTTAATTCTCTGGCACCAAATTTAAATATTAACTCTTCTATCTCTGCGATTATATTATCTGGGGTACGCTCTCTATAGCTACTGCCAAATACACCGCGGTCGCAGAAAGTGCATCTTGAAGGACATCCTCTTGTAGTTATTAGTACGCCTAAAGGTAATCTTCTATATGAGGCTGGCGTGGGTTTATAAGCTTCAAGCGGCGGCAATAAGTGCCTAGCTGGAAAAGATAAAGAATCTAAATCTGTTACGAATTCTCTAGGCCTGGTTTCTATTACCTTACCATTTTCTTTATATACAATCCCATTTATGTCTCTAAGATCAGTGAGTCCCTTATTTTGAATTCTCTTTATTAGCTCTAAAAAAGTAACCTCGCCCTCTCTCATAACTCCAACATCAAAATAAGGGCATTCCATCGTCTCTTTTGACATAGCAGTAAGATGAGGCCCGCCTACAACAATTATTGCGTCTGGCAATGACACTTTAATATTCTCAGCCACTTTCTTTACGCTCTCAAAAACCGGAGTTGTACCAGTAATGCCAATTACATCTGGCCTCTCTCGCATCAATAGTCCAATCAATTCTGAATGCGAAATTCTAATACTGCAATCAATTATCTTAACATCATAGCCCTCCTCCTCCAGAGTAGCTGCCAAATAAGCAAGACCCAATGAAGGGATAACATTAACCACTGACTTCATGCTCCTTGTTTTGCCAACCAAATCGTCTGTGGTAATCGGCGGCTCTATAAGGGTAATCTTCATTCCCATTTATCTTGCCTTAAGCTAAATATAGCCTTGAAAATAATAGTAAATTATTCCTAGATACTCATGCAAAATGCCTTTTAGCTGCTGAAGGCTTATCTGTTTTAGAACTTTTTTGCCTTCCTGATTAATGCCATGACTATAGAACAGACTCTTGGTTATTGGTGTATATAGTACTTCTGTGTCTGGTGCATTTTTTCTAAATACCAGTGAAACGCGGCGCATATGATAGGGAGAACTGATTAAAAGAATTTCCTTCCAGTCATTTCTTTCTAGAATCTCTCCTGTAAACAATACATTCTCATATGTATTTTTTGCTTTATCTTCTAAGATTATGCGTCCTTCTGGCATACCCAAGGATACAGCTAAGGCCTTCATGACCTGTGGTTCATGAAATATATAGGTATAACCTGAAGAAAATATCAAATGATTAGCATATCCTTTTCTGTATAATCTGACTGCATGCTGAACCCGCTCTTGATATCCCTGTCCAGCCATTCCTGATTCTCCCACGCCACCAGCAAAAACAACTATAGCGTCAGCCTTCTGGAAGGCATCAGAAATCATCAATGGCCTTGCGCAAAACCAAACTAAAGGAGTGTAAAATATAAATAGATAAGTAAACAAGATAGCAAGGCCTAAACTTAGAGCCCTTTTTCGTGCTGTCTTATAAAATGTAAGCAGGCTCCTCTGCCAATCAACTGAAGTCTTGAGTCCTTTCTTTAAAATATCTTCTAGTAAATTACTCATCTGGGCTATCCTTTGAGTCCAACTATTCTTGCTGGCAGAGGTT
Protein-coding sequences here:
- a CDS encoding DegT/DnrJ/EryC1/StrS family aminotransferase — protein: MLKEARLSQYYLKRIKDIIPRKDPKLLASKKMSGIIPVCEPCLSDKELKYAKECIKANWISSAGKKYIREFEDRFAKLCGVKYATSCTSGTAALHLALASLGIKKGDEVIIPTFAMIAVASAVVYLEAKPILVDIEPLTYNIDPTKIEEKITKRTKAIIIVHTYGHPAQMDEIKRIAKRYKLYLIEDAAEAHGAKYKGRRIGGIGDVGCFSFYANKIITTGEGGMLTTNNARIVKMAQILKNHAFSKERHFWHKYLGYNYRLTGLAASIGLAQLENFDKLLKARIRNAKYYSSLLKNVKGITLPIEKKEVKNVFWMYSILIEDDFGLTRDDLRYCLAKKGIETRTFFIPIHLQPIYFKLYRRERFPVSEELSRKGMYLPSSSNLKKKEIDYIVGAIKDCQKKRQHKIKI
- a CDS encoding GDP-mannose 4,6-dehydratase — translated: MNFKNRNVLVTGGAGFIGSSIVRELLKEKAKVIVYDNFLSGDISNLQDLGSPIDIIKGDILDKGLTRILKAKRIEYVFNLAAEPYIPHCYYRPQKFFEVNANGALNVLLACRDAKVKRILQYSTSEVYGTAQYIPMDEDHPTRPLSTYAVSKLAADRLCYTLHHEQGIPVIILRQFNVYGPRETQPYIIPEIITQLAKGPELKLGNITARRDLTYVLDAAQGAIALMKCREAEGEVVNLGTGKDWSVEAMAKTCTRLMGYEKAKIVIEKTRLRPLDVSRLQCNYSKIQKLTGWRPKVSLKEGLASTIEHFKEMGNKWIWETKIAAEEKIWRK
- a CDS encoding glycosyltransferase, with amino-acid sequence MGKNNNESISIILPTYNEAENITDLICEIELYIKNNIGVSPEFIVVDDDSPDRTWEIAQNYFDANDNVKVIRRVNQKGLASAIWTGIQAAKGNLVAWMDCDFSMPPFKLVELINKVHEGYDICVGSRFIKGGKDIRGPVDSWIAVILSRAMNSSISFLLGSSFKDYTSGFVVARREIFEKIKFQGYYGEYFIDFIFKARQYGYKIIEIPYYCAPRRSGISKTGSNMMDYISKGWKYILLTLRLKFRKN
- a CDS encoding B12-binding domain-containing radical SAM protein; this translates as MGMKITLIEPPITTDDLVGKTRSMKSVVNVIPSLGLAYLAATLEEEGYDVKIIDCSIRISHSELIGLLMRERPDVIGITGTTPVFESVKKVAENIKVSLPDAIIVVGGPHLTAMSKETMECPYFDVGVMREGEVTFLELIKRIQNKGLTDLRDINGIVYKENGKVIETRPREFVTDLDSLSFPARHLLPPLEAYKPTPASYRRLPLGVLITTRGCPSRCTFCDRGVFGSSYRERTPDNIIAEIEELIFKFGARELRFFDDTFTLNEKRVLEICAKFKEKKIKIPWTCLTKVTAISEGLLKAMKQAGCWQVLYGLESGDARMLKALNKGNTVEQNERAVKLAHRAGLSVRADFIVGTPGETMESLRRTLDFAIKLRLDYAHFNKFVPLPGTELYLTLLKRGYEFDFSKGCSILDHSAIMFTPESMTKEEFKEFLDFANRAFYLRSSYILKRLVSIRSFTELKGQIRGFFAIYNL